In Virgibacillus sp. NKC19-16, a single genomic region encodes these proteins:
- a CDS encoding CaiB/BaiF CoA transferase family protein: MGAIDGIKVIEIGTAINGPYCGQILADHGAEVIKIEAKDDIGHKRTPIYKGLSLHYTSVNRNKKSIALDLKSEEGRDVLYRLIEESDVLLTNYAAGVPERLGFGYDKVSQINPQIVMTHITGFGLTGSFRNKKAFDPIIQGMSGILHLTGEPDGSPSTIGVYLADHFTPLQAALGTLMALYSRTITGKGQLIDVSMLDSMVSTHAFNFSDTTLNKVSHKRTGSRISYTFSGIFPTKDGYVVIAPLSDEMWDGFCEAIDRYDWKTEHSKYWDMNKRLDDFDILEEGFVKWSIQYSTEEVIRILDGVGVPCGPVSTIEEVIDSPITKERDMILPLKIPGYEEIMVPGVPIKFNETPHRAVSPPPFLSQNANEILSSLGYSEEDISRMIDEGAVVRYEDKEVGK, encoded by the coding sequence ATGGGTGCAATTGATGGTATTAAAGTAATTGAAATTGGAACTGCCATTAACGGACCGTACTGCGGACAAATTTTGGCAGATCATGGCGCAGAAGTTATAAAGATTGAGGCAAAAGATGATATAGGGCACAAACGAACACCTATTTATAAGGGGTTAAGTCTTCATTATACTTCAGTTAACAGGAATAAGAAAAGTATTGCATTGGATTTAAAATCTGAAGAGGGAAGGGATGTCCTGTATCGGCTTATTGAAGAATCCGATGTTCTACTAACGAATTATGCTGCCGGAGTACCTGAACGTCTTGGATTCGGGTATGATAAGGTGTCTCAAATAAATCCACAGATTGTAATGACCCATATAACCGGGTTTGGACTGACGGGTTCATTTCGTAACAAAAAGGCCTTTGATCCCATCATACAAGGAATGAGTGGAATCCTTCATTTAACAGGAGAACCTGATGGGTCACCATCAACGATTGGAGTATATTTGGCAGATCACTTTACACCTTTACAGGCCGCATTGGGAACATTAATGGCCTTGTATTCTAGAACTATAACTGGCAAAGGACAACTTATTGATGTTTCCATGTTAGATTCTATGGTTTCTACACATGCATTTAATTTCTCAGACACTACTTTAAATAAAGTAAGTCACAAGCGGACGGGCTCAAGAATCTCTTACACATTTTCTGGTATATTCCCTACGAAAGATGGATATGTTGTTATTGCTCCGCTCTCCGATGAAATGTGGGATGGATTTTGTGAAGCCATCGACCGTTATGACTGGAAAACAGAGCATTCGAAATATTGGGATATGAATAAGCGCTTGGATGATTTCGACATACTGGAAGAAGGATTTGTGAAGTGGTCCATTCAATACTCTACTGAGGAAGTGATTCGTATTCTTGATGGTGTAGGTGTACCATGTGGTCCGGTCAGTACGATAGAGGAAGTAATTGATAGTCCGATTACAAAAGAAAGAGATATGATTTTGCCGCTTAAAATTCCCGGGTACGAAGAAATAATGGTACCTGGTGTTCCAATAAAATTTAATGAAACACCACATAGGGCTGTTTCTCCCCCACCGTTTTTAAGTCAAAATGCTAATGAGATATTGAGTAGTCTCGGGTATTCAGAAGAGGATATTTCAAGGATGATTGATGAGGGAGCGGTTGTTCGGTATGAAGATAAAGAAGTTGGAAAATAA
- the ilvA gene encoding threonine ammonia-lyase — MESLTPIVHRTPLLTSKTTNKLLEKNIYFKMENQQKTGAFKFRGASFKLMQLTDAELKNGVITASAGNHAQGVAHAAAKLDARATIFMPEKTPLAKVHATRNYGADVVLTGESFQEAYEASMKRQMQTGAVYIHPFDDYDVMAGQGTIAMEMLHQEPLLDTIIVPIGGGGLISGIAVAAKHINPAIKIIGVQANGASAMHDSFHSQSARNLKSVSTIAEGIAVKQPGKNTLPLIRKYVDDIITVSDEEIASAIVYMLERNKTLMEGAGAASLGALFAHHKDIASRHCGVIVSGGNMDIGNLPKIQHLAEKLHHSA, encoded by the coding sequence ATGGAAAGCTTAACACCCATTGTCCATCGCACACCTTTACTAACATCAAAGACGACCAACAAATTACTCGAAAAAAATATCTATTTTAAAATGGAGAATCAACAAAAAACGGGCGCATTTAAGTTCAGAGGTGCCAGTTTTAAGTTAATGCAGTTAACGGATGCAGAATTAAAAAATGGCGTTATAACTGCTTCAGCTGGAAATCACGCACAAGGTGTTGCCCATGCTGCGGCGAAATTAGACGCGCGTGCAACGATATTCATGCCTGAGAAAACGCCACTAGCAAAAGTACATGCAACAAGAAACTATGGCGCTGATGTTGTGCTTACTGGAGAGTCGTTTCAGGAAGCCTATGAAGCCTCCATGAAAAGACAGATGCAAACGGGAGCTGTTTACATTCATCCGTTTGACGATTATGATGTCATGGCAGGCCAGGGCACGATTGCCATGGAGATGCTGCATCAGGAGCCGCTTCTGGATACGATTATTGTCCCCATTGGCGGCGGAGGACTTATAAGTGGTATAGCAGTTGCTGCCAAGCATATAAACCCAGCTATAAAAATTATTGGTGTTCAAGCAAATGGCGCATCTGCCATGCATGATAGCTTTCATAGTCAAAGTGCGCGGAATTTGAAGTCTGTTTCTACTATTGCTGAAGGCATCGCTGTAAAACAGCCTGGCAAAAATACATTGCCGCTAATTCGTAAGTACGTTGATGATATTATAACCGTTTCAGATGAAGAGATCGCTTCTGCTATCGTTTATATGCTCGAGCGGAACAAGACATTGATGGAAGGTGCAGGCGCCGCGTCTCTAGGCGCACTATTTGCACATCATAAGGATATTGCGTCACGTCATTGTGGTGTTATTGTCAGCGGCGGAAATATGGATATTGGAAATTTACCAAAAATCCAGCATCTTGCTGAGAAATTGCATCATTCAGCGTGA
- the leuD gene encoding 3-isopropylmalate dehydratase small subunit — protein sequence MEAIREHKGLVYPLNRTNVDTDQIIPKQFLKRIERTGFGQFLFYNWRFDDNGNERDDFELNNPTYQGASILLAGENFGCGSSREHAPWALLDYGFRVIIAPSFADIFYNNALKNGIIPIQLDESMLNQWMRQAEESTLVLDVDLEGQRIVDGNQHEVNFDIPAFHKEKLLNGLDEIALTLKLEDEIEAYEKALGK from the coding sequence ATGGAAGCAATTCGGGAACACAAGGGATTAGTTTACCCTTTAAACCGAACAAATGTTGATACGGATCAGATTATACCGAAACAATTTTTAAAACGTATTGAACGAACCGGATTTGGTCAATTTCTCTTTTATAATTGGCGATTTGATGATAACGGGAATGAGCGGGATGATTTTGAATTAAACAACCCCACGTACCAAGGTGCATCGATTTTGTTAGCCGGGGAGAACTTCGGCTGCGGTTCTTCTAGAGAGCATGCACCCTGGGCATTGTTAGATTACGGTTTTCGTGTTATTATAGCTCCGAGCTTTGCTGATATTTTTTACAACAATGCCTTAAAAAATGGAATTATTCCAATTCAACTGGACGAATCCATGTTAAATCAATGGATGCGCCAGGCTGAAGAATCTACATTGGTATTAGATGTAGATCTAGAAGGGCAGCGGATCGTTGATGGGAACCAACATGAGGTGAATTTTGATATCCCGGCATTTCATAAGGAAAAATTATTAAATGGATTGGATGAAATAGCCTTAACCTTAAAGCTCGAGGATGAAATTGAGGCATATGAAAAAGCTTTAGGAAAATAA
- the leuC gene encoding 3-isopropylmalate dehydratase large subunit, with protein sequence MAKPETIISKIWNKHVVHEEVGKPDLMYIDLHLVHEVTSPQAFEGLRLNNRKVRRPDLTYATMDHNVPTKNRDVIKDQISKKQMETLRQNCRDHDIPLADMAHPDQGIVHVIGPQLGLTQPGKTIVCGDSHTSTHGAFGALAFGIGTSEVEHVLATQTLQQEQPKSLNVHVEGDLGPGVTAKDLILAIIAKFGVRFGTGYVMEYTGDAIRNLSMEGRMTVCNMSIEAGARAGLISPDQKTIDYLEGKEYVPEGEAFTQLADQWLSLATDEGAVYDKTVTINAAEIEPQVSWGTNPGMCVPVSGATPSLSDVDHREDVERALEYMGLEENQPMTSIAIDHVFIGSCTNSRIGDLKKAAAIVEGKQVHPGVRGIVVPGSFGVKLEAEKEGLDTIFKQAGFEWRQSGCSMCLGMNDDIVPPEGRCASTSNRNFEGRQGNGARTHLVSPEMAAAAAIEGHFVDVRKFAGVPN encoded by the coding sequence ATGGCGAAACCGGAAACAATCATTTCTAAAATTTGGAATAAACATGTCGTGCATGAAGAGGTAGGAAAACCGGATTTAATGTATATTGATCTGCATTTAGTTCATGAGGTAACCTCTCCTCAAGCTTTTGAAGGGCTGCGTTTAAACAATAGAAAAGTGCGCCGACCGGATTTAACCTATGCTACCATGGATCACAATGTTCCAACAAAAAATAGGGACGTGATTAAAGACCAAATTTCCAAAAAGCAAATGGAAACATTAAGGCAAAATTGCAGGGATCACGATATCCCATTAGCAGACATGGCGCATCCGGACCAAGGTATTGTTCACGTGATCGGTCCGCAGCTTGGATTAACCCAACCTGGAAAAACAATTGTCTGCGGTGATAGTCATACATCCACACATGGTGCGTTTGGCGCCCTCGCTTTTGGGATCGGCACAAGCGAAGTTGAGCATGTGTTGGCAACACAGACGTTGCAGCAGGAACAGCCAAAATCATTGAATGTTCATGTAGAAGGCGATTTGGGGCCAGGGGTGACGGCTAAAGATTTAATTCTGGCAATCATTGCGAAATTTGGAGTGCGATTCGGCACAGGCTATGTCATGGAATATACAGGTGATGCGATTCGGAATTTATCCATGGAAGGTCGCATGACGGTATGCAATATGTCCATTGAAGCTGGTGCAAGGGCAGGGTTAATCAGCCCTGATCAGAAAACAATTGATTATTTAGAAGGAAAAGAATATGTGCCTGAGGGTGAAGCTTTTACCCAGTTAGCTGATCAGTGGTTAAGCCTTGCTACAGACGAAGGTGCTGTCTATGATAAGACCGTAACGATTAATGCAGCAGAGATTGAACCACAGGTCTCATGGGGAACGAACCCGGGTATGTGTGTACCTGTTAGTGGAGCAACGCCAAGCTTAAGCGATGTTGATCATAGGGAAGATGTCGAGCGAGCCTTAGAATATATGGGATTGGAAGAAAATCAGCCGATGACATCCATTGCAATTGATCATGTGTTTATCGGTTCATGTACGAATTCACGTATAGGCGATTTGAAAAAAGCAGCTGCCATTGTTGAAGGAAAACAAGTACATCCGGGTGTGAGAGGCATCGTTGTACCAGGTTCATTCGGTGTCAAACTGGAAGCGGAAAAAGAAGGACTGGACACGATTTTTAAACAGGCGGGCTTTGAATGGCGCCAGTCCGGCTGCAGTATGTGCTTAGGGATGAATGATGATATCGTCCCACCGGAGGGAAGATGCGCATCGACATCCAACCGAAATTTTGAAGGAAGACAGGGGAATGGGGCCCGTACCCATTTGGTAAGTCCTGAAATGGCGGCTGCAGCTGCGATAGAAGGTCATTTTGTGGATGTCCGCAAATTTGCAGGCGTACCTAACTAG
- the leuB gene encoding 3-isopropylmalate dehydrogenase yields MNKNIILLPGDGVGGEIMEAAEVVLNTIASEFDHTFTFDQHKIGGDAIDHHGVPLPENTIKACQEADAILLGAVGGEKWDSFPAHLRPEKGLLGIRKTLGLFANLRPVKGFTPLLHASPLKEDVINGSDILIIRELTGGLYFGKPSERREDGNAVVDTLYYQRSEMERIIDKAFQSARLRNNHLTSVDKANVLESSRMWREIVEEKRKDYPDVTVEHLLVDAAAMKLITQPDRFDTIVTENLFGDILSDEASVLTGSLGMLPSASIRSDGVGLYEPVHGSAPDIAGKGVANPLGMILSSALMLRHSFGLEQEAAEIEEAVNECLEQGYHTPDLQMKDGKQVGTQKMTEMVLENLTTKSVCNSIGNMYA; encoded by the coding sequence ATGAATAAAAACATTATTCTGCTTCCGGGCGATGGTGTTGGAGGAGAAATTATGGAAGCTGCTGAAGTCGTATTAAACACAATTGCCAGTGAATTTGACCATACCTTTACATTTGACCAGCATAAGATTGGCGGAGACGCGATTGATCATCATGGGGTTCCATTGCCGGAGAATACGATCAAAGCGTGTCAAGAAGCGGATGCGATTTTACTGGGTGCTGTTGGGGGAGAAAAATGGGACTCTTTTCCCGCGCATCTGAGACCTGAAAAAGGATTGTTGGGGATCCGAAAGACATTGGGGTTATTTGCTAATCTTCGCCCGGTAAAAGGTTTTACCCCTTTACTTCATGCCTCCCCATTAAAAGAAGATGTGATTAATGGCAGTGATATTTTAATCATTCGGGAGCTGACAGGCGGGCTTTATTTCGGCAAGCCAAGTGAAAGACGGGAAGATGGAAACGCCGTTGTTGATACCCTTTATTACCAGCGGAGCGAAATGGAACGGATTATTGATAAAGCTTTTCAAAGCGCGCGTCTTAGAAATAACCATTTAACATCTGTTGATAAAGCGAATGTCCTGGAATCCAGCCGCATGTGGCGCGAAATTGTTGAGGAGAAGAGAAAGGATTACCCGGATGTTACGGTAGAGCATCTGCTTGTTGATGCTGCGGCAATGAAGCTGATCACACAGCCGGATCGTTTTGACACCATCGTTACGGAAAATTTATTTGGCGATATTTTAAGTGATGAGGCATCAGTCTTAACTGGATCCCTTGGGATGTTGCCGTCTGCTAGTATACGTTCCGATGGTGTCGGACTATATGAGCCTGTTCATGGTTCAGCACCTGACATTGCCGGAAAAGGAGTTGCGAACCCACTAGGAATGATCCTCTCAAGCGCACTTATGCTAAGGCACTCATTCGGGCTGGAACAGGAAGCTGCTGAGATTGAAGAAGCTGTCAATGAATGTCTGGAGCAAGGGTACCATACCCCTGATTTGCAGATGAAGGATGGCAAGCAGGTAGGGACACAAAAAATGACGGAAATGGTTCTTGAAAACCTAACGACGAAAAGTGTTTGCAATAGTATTGGTAATATGTATGCTTGA
- a CDS encoding 2-isopropylmalate synthase, which translates to MSQIKIFDTTLRDGEQSPGVNLNKLEKLEIAKQLERYGVDRIEAGFPATSDGDFNAVKMIAETLKDTSVTGLARAVKSDIDACWEALKNTKEPCVHIVIATSPIHMEYKLKQSPEEVLNTAVEMVSYASQKFPQIEWSAEDASRSDLDFLASIIEKVIDAGATVINLPDTVGYATPKEYGDMFRYMKENVPNIDRVDLSCHCHNDLGMAVANSIAAVENGATQIEGAINGIGERAGNVSIEEVAVALKVRADAYKHTTGIQLNETKRTSDLVAKLTGMYVQANKAVVGRNAFSHESGIHQDGVLKNPSTYEIITPEMVGVHSNTLFLGKHSGRHAFQDNVKKLGYDLSEEKLKEAFNEFKLLTDHKKEVTDDDLFTILMEVQTDMDKVDKYELEMFQVQYGTANIPTATVRLKTPEGNAVETACTGKGSVEALYKTLDSLIEEDLKLVDYQLNSVGGGKDALAESHVQLEINGEKVNGRGAAQDVIEASATAFLNGVNRYIVQQNQAVKKEVVK; encoded by the coding sequence ATGTCACAAATTAAAATTTTCGATACAACGTTGAGGGATGGCGAGCAGTCACCGGGTGTTAATCTGAACAAATTAGAAAAACTGGAAATCGCCAAACAGCTGGAGCGGTATGGTGTTGATCGGATAGAGGCGGGGTTTCCCGCCACTTCCGATGGTGACTTCAACGCTGTGAAAATGATTGCGGAAACGCTAAAAGACACATCAGTTACCGGGCTTGCACGTGCAGTGAAATCAGATATTGATGCCTGCTGGGAGGCGCTGAAGAATACGAAAGAACCTTGCGTGCATATTGTGATAGCAACATCGCCGATTCACATGGAATATAAATTAAAACAATCACCGGAAGAAGTATTGAACACGGCGGTTGAGATGGTGTCTTACGCCAGTCAAAAGTTTCCACAAATTGAGTGGTCGGCAGAAGATGCATCGCGTTCCGATTTAGATTTTCTTGCCAGTATTATTGAAAAAGTTATCGATGCCGGGGCAACTGTTATTAACCTGCCAGATACTGTAGGTTACGCAACACCAAAAGAGTATGGAGACATGTTTCGCTATATGAAAGAAAATGTACCAAATATCGATCGTGTAGATCTATCCTGTCATTGTCATAATGATTTGGGTATGGCCGTTGCAAATTCGATTGCCGCAGTAGAAAATGGCGCAACGCAAATAGAAGGTGCTATTAATGGCATCGGCGAACGGGCCGGGAATGTATCAATAGAAGAGGTTGCAGTTGCCCTGAAGGTACGTGCTGATGCTTACAAGCACACGACAGGCATCCAATTAAATGAAACAAAACGTACGAGTGATTTAGTTGCTAAGTTGACGGGGATGTATGTGCAGGCGAACAAAGCGGTTGTTGGACGTAATGCTTTCTCCCATGAATCTGGTATTCATCAAGATGGTGTACTGAAAAATCCATCTACGTATGAAATCATCACACCAGAAATGGTAGGTGTCCATTCCAATACGCTTTTCCTTGGAAAACATTCGGGTCGTCATGCGTTCCAGGATAACGTAAAGAAGTTGGGTTATGATTTATCAGAAGAAAAACTCAAAGAAGCGTTTAACGAATTTAAACTACTGACAGATCATAAAAAGGAAGTAACCGATGATGATTTGTTTACCATCTTAATGGAAGTGCAAACGGATATGGATAAAGTAGACAAATACGAATTGGAAATGTTCCAGGTGCAATACGGAACAGCGAATATCCCAACAGCTACTGTACGTTTGAAAACGCCAGAAGGAAATGCGGTTGAAACAGCTTGTACAGGTAAGGGCAGTGTAGAGGCATTGTATAAAACACTTGATTCCTTAATTGAAGAGGATTTGAAATTGGTAGATTACCAGCTTAACTCTGTTGGCGGTGGAAAAGATGCACTTGCCGAATCACATGTACAGCTTGAGATCAATGGCGAAAAAGTGAATGGCAGAGGAGCTGCCCAAGACGTGATAGAAGCATCTGCAACTGCATTTTTAAATGGTGTGAACCGTTATATTGTGCAGCAGAATCAGGCGGTGAAGAAGGAAGTAGTGAAATAG